One Tolypothrix bouteillei VB521301 DNA window includes the following coding sequences:
- the ntrB gene encoding nitrate ABC transporter permease: protein MTATLGNRTRKRKAQKELAQLISKKVVPPIVALVLFLAVWQLLCSTLNSNLPGPIETFSETWDPFIIQPFFDNGGNDKGLGWQLLNSLGRVGLGFSLSAFFGIFLGMFIGSNQFFYNAVDPLFQVLRTVPPLAWLPISLAAFQQANPSAIFVIFITSIWPILINTTVGVQQLPQDYRNVARVLKLRGSKYFFKILFPATVPYIFTGLRIGIGLSWLAIVAAEMLVGGVGIGSFIWDAYNTTTETNLSEIILALIYVGLVGLILDKLVAFVARKVVPEEQKN from the coding sequence ATGACTGCAACCCTTGGGAATCGTACCCGGAAAAGAAAGGCTCAGAAAGAGCTCGCTCAATTGATATCTAAAAAAGTTGTTCCGCCAATCGTAGCGCTTGTACTTTTTTTGGCTGTTTGGCAATTACTGTGTTCTACCTTAAACTCGAATTTACCCGGTCCAATAGAAACTTTTTCAGAAACTTGGGACCCTTTTATTATTCAACCATTCTTTGATAATGGAGGAAATGATAAAGGATTGGGCTGGCAACTTCTTAATAGTTTGGGACGAGTTGGCTTGGGATTTTCTCTATCAGCTTTTTTCGGTATTTTTCTGGGTATGTTCATAGGATCTAACCAATTTTTTTATAATGCTGTCGATCCTCTTTTCCAAGTCCTGCGAACTGTTCCACCTTTAGCTTGGTTGCCTATTTCTCTAGCTGCTTTTCAGCAAGCCAATCCTTCTGCAATTTTTGTGATTTTTATCACCTCAATTTGGCCTATTCTTATCAATACTACAGTAGGAGTTCAGCAACTTCCTCAAGATTATAGGAATGTTGCGAGAGTCTTGAAATTAAGAGGGAGTAAGTATTTTTTCAAAATCTTGTTTCCCGCAACCGTTCCCTATATCTTTACTGGGTTGAGAATTGGTATTGGCTTGTCCTGGTTGGCAATTGTAGCAGCAGAAATGTTGGTTGGTGGTGTGGGTATTGGTTCATTTATTTGGGATGCATATAACACGACAACTGAAACTAATCTCAGCGAGATTATCTTGGCACTGATTTATGTTGGTTTAGTCGGTTTAATACTAGATAAATTGGTTGCTTTTGTTGCTAGAAAAGTTGTTCCAGAAGAACAAAAGAATTAG